Proteins encoded by one window of Cyanobium sp. NS01:
- the crtL gene encoding lycopene beta cyclase, whose protein sequence is MALPLAAEPAEGALCAEVLVLGAGPAGLAIAAALVEQGVAVALLCPGDPQAAWPNTYGVWGDEVDALGLGHLLEHRWQHTVSYFGPGAADAADSANAPTPHRRDYGLFDKQKLQHHWLEQLRRGGVPWHRGEAVAVEVAQNLEPGRAGGPPGGCSVVTLASGEVLRARLVVDASGHGSALIGRPSDGPVAGQAAYGVVGRFTAPPVEPGQFVLMDFRCDHLPFEQRQQQPTFLYAMDLGDGRHFVEETSLALAPPLSFDTLRQRLQLRLAHRGLAISAVEHEEFCLFPMNLPLPDLQQPLLAFGGAAAMVHPASGYLVGALLRRAPELAQALAGALADPAASPASLAAAGWQALWSQPLRRKHALYQFGLEKLMRFPEQRLRQFFATFFALPNEQWYGFLTNTLSVPELVAAMVRLFLTAPPGVRLGLMNLQGRELALLARLLRP, encoded by the coding sequence ATGGCTCTACCGCTGGCGGCGGAGCCAGCCGAGGGCGCCCTCTGCGCTGAGGTGCTGGTGCTGGGGGCTGGACCGGCCGGCCTCGCGATCGCTGCGGCGCTGGTCGAGCAGGGGGTGGCGGTGGCGCTGCTCTGCCCCGGCGATCCGCAGGCCGCCTGGCCCAACACCTATGGGGTCTGGGGCGATGAGGTGGATGCGCTCGGGCTGGGGCACCTGCTGGAGCACCGCTGGCAGCACACCGTGAGCTACTTCGGCCCCGGAGCCGCCGACGCCGCCGACTCCGCCAACGCCCCCACGCCGCACAGACGTGACTACGGGCTGTTCGACAAGCAGAAGCTCCAACACCACTGGCTGGAGCAGCTCCGCCGCGGCGGCGTGCCCTGGCATCGCGGTGAGGCGGTGGCCGTTGAGGTCGCGCAGAACCTTGAGCCGGGCCGTGCCGGCGGCCCCCCGGGGGGCTGCAGCGTGGTGACCCTGGCCAGCGGTGAGGTGCTGCGGGCGCGGCTGGTGGTGGATGCCAGCGGCCATGGCAGCGCCCTGATCGGTCGCCCCAGCGATGGACCGGTGGCCGGCCAGGCCGCCTACGGCGTGGTGGGGCGGTTCACGGCTCCCCCGGTGGAGCCCGGCCAGTTCGTGCTGATGGACTTCCGCTGTGACCATCTCCCCTTTGAGCAGCGCCAGCAGCAGCCCACGTTTCTCTACGCGATGGATCTGGGCGACGGCCGTCACTTCGTGGAAGAGACCTCCCTGGCCCTGGCGCCGCCGCTGTCGTTTGACACGTTGCGGCAGCGACTGCAGCTGCGCCTGGCCCATCGGGGCCTGGCCATCAGTGCCGTGGAGCACGAGGAGTTCTGCCTGTTTCCGATGAACCTGCCGCTGCCGGATCTGCAGCAGCCCCTGCTGGCCTTCGGCGGCGCGGCCGCCATGGTGCATCCGGCCAGTGGCTACCTGGTGGGGGCGTTGCTGCGCCGGGCTCCCGAGCTGGCTCAGGCCCTGGCCGGGGCTCTGGCCGATCCCGCCGCCTCCCCCGCCAGCCTGGCGGCCGCCGGCTGGCAGGCCCTCTGGTCCCAGCCCCTGCGCCGCAAGCATGCGCTGTATCAGTTCGGCCTGGAGAAACTGATGCGCTTTCCCGAGCAGCGGCTGCGCCAGTTCTTCGCCACTTTCTTCGCCCTGCCCAACGAGCAGTGGTATGGCTTTCTCACCAACACCCTGAGCGTGCCTGAGCTGGTGGCGGCCATGGTGCGTCTGTTTCTCACGGCGCCCCCCGGCGTGCGGCTGGGCCTGATGAACCTGCAGGGGCGGGAGCTTGCCCTGCTCGCCCGCCTGCTGCGCCCCTAA
- a CDS encoding 2-isopropylmalate synthase, translated as MARDPGRVLIFDTTLRDGEQSPGASLNLEEKLAIAQQLARLGVDIIEAGFPFASPGDFNAVQRIAESVGSPEGPVICGLARAAAGDIKACADAVAPAARRRIHTFIATSDIHLEHKLRKSRADVLAITAEMVDYARSLVDDVEFSCEDAGRSDPGFMYEVIEAAIAAGATTINIPDTVGYTTPAEFGELIGGINAHVPNIDQAVISVHGHNDLGLAVANFLEAVKNGARQLECTINGIGERAGNASLEELVMALHVRRAYFNPFLGRPAESGEPLTAVRTVEITKTSRLVSNLTGMAVQPNKAIVGANAFAHESGIHQDGVLKNPLTYEIIDARTVGLADNRLSLGKLSGRSAFRARLEELGYELDRDDLDDAFARFKELADRKREITDRDLEAIVSEQVQQYDEGRFSLKSVQVSCGTGLQPTATVTLLTADGAEISEAAIGTGPVDAVCQALNNLARVPNALVEFSVKSVTEGIDAMGEVTIRLRHDGVLYSGHAADTDIVVASAQAFVNALNRLVSGSQSQPLHPQKAPLPQLGDLPLADRPRV; from the coding sequence ATGGCCCGTGACCCAGGCCGTGTCCTGATCTTCGACACCACGCTGCGCGATGGCGAGCAGTCTCCCGGTGCCAGCCTCAACCTGGAGGAGAAGCTGGCCATCGCCCAGCAGCTGGCCCGCCTCGGTGTGGACATCATCGAGGCCGGCTTCCCCTTCGCCAGCCCCGGCGACTTCAACGCGGTGCAGCGCATCGCCGAGAGCGTCGGCAGCCCCGAGGGGCCGGTGATCTGCGGCCTGGCCCGCGCCGCCGCCGGCGACATCAAGGCCTGCGCCGATGCGGTGGCCCCCGCCGCCCGCCGCCGCATCCACACCTTCATCGCCACCAGCGACATCCACCTCGAGCACAAGCTGCGCAAGAGCCGCGCTGACGTGCTGGCGATCACCGCCGAGATGGTGGACTACGCCCGCTCCCTGGTGGACGACGTGGAGTTCTCCTGCGAGGACGCCGGGCGCAGCGATCCCGGCTTCATGTATGAGGTGATCGAGGCCGCCATCGCCGCCGGCGCCACCACGATCAACATTCCCGACACGGTGGGCTACACCACCCCGGCCGAGTTCGGCGAGCTGATCGGCGGCATCAATGCCCACGTGCCCAACATCGACCAGGCCGTGATCTCCGTGCATGGCCACAACGACCTCGGCCTGGCCGTGGCCAACTTCCTCGAGGCCGTCAAGAACGGCGCCCGCCAGCTCGAGTGCACGATCAACGGCATCGGTGAGCGGGCGGGCAACGCCTCCCTGGAGGAGCTGGTGATGGCGCTGCATGTGCGCCGCGCCTACTTCAATCCCTTCCTGGGGCGCCCGGCCGAGAGCGGCGAGCCGCTCACGGCGGTGCGCACGGTGGAGATCACCAAGACCTCGCGGCTGGTGAGCAACCTCACCGGCATGGCGGTGCAGCCCAACAAGGCGATTGTGGGCGCCAATGCCTTTGCCCATGAGTCTGGAATCCACCAGGACGGGGTGCTCAAGAACCCGCTCACCTACGAGATCATCGACGCCCGCACCGTGGGCCTGGCGGACAACCGCCTCTCCCTGGGCAAGCTCAGCGGCCGCAGTGCCTTCCGCGCCCGCCTGGAGGAGCTGGGCTACGAGCTCGACCGCGATGATCTCGACGATGCCTTCGCCCGCTTCAAGGAGCTCGCCGATCGCAAGCGCGAGATCACCGACCGCGACCTTGAGGCGATCGTGAGCGAGCAGGTGCAGCAGTACGACGAGGGGCGCTTCAGCCTCAAGAGCGTGCAGGTGAGCTGTGGCACGGGCCTGCAGCCCACCGCCACTGTGACCCTGCTCACCGCCGACGGCGCCGAGATCAGCGAGGCCGCCATCGGCACCGGACCGGTGGACGCCGTGTGCCAGGCGCTCAACAATCTGGCCCGGGTGCCCAATGCCCTGGTGGAGTTCTCGGTGAAGAGCGTCACCGAGGGGATCGATGCCATGGGCGAGGTGACGATCCGGCTGCGGCATGACGGGGTGCTCTATTCCGGCCATGCCGCCGACACCGACATCGTGGTGGCCTCGGCCCAGGCCTTCGTGAATGCCCTCAACCGGCTGGTGTCGGGGAGCCAGAGCCAGCCGCTCCATCCCCAGAAGGCGCCTCTGCCCCAGCTCGGCGATCTGCCCCTGGCCGATCGGCCCAGGGTGTAG
- a CDS encoding carbohydrate ABC transporter permease — protein MGSTSAGQGRSLLTSALQLGLLLLVALAMLVPLLWLVSTSLKGPAENIFTSPPALLPAEPSLEAYGRLFADNPMLTYLLNSTVVSALAVLANLLFCSLAAYPLARLRFAGRGLVLALVVATILIPFQVVMIPLYLLMVQIGLRNTLWALIIPQAATAFGIFLLRQSFLGVPVELEEAARSDGCTPVGEWWNVMIPAARADLITLAMFVFIGTWSDFLWPLVILDEPSLYTLPLGLQQLASSFSLDWRLVAAGAVVSILPVLALFIGLQRYILPSASGDAVKG, from the coding sequence ATGGGCTCAACCTCTGCCGGCCAGGGCCGTTCGCTGCTCACCTCCGCCCTGCAGCTGGGATTGCTGCTGCTGGTGGCCCTGGCCATGCTGGTGCCGCTGCTGTGGCTGGTGAGCACCTCCCTGAAGGGTCCCGCCGAGAACATCTTCACCAGCCCGCCGGCCCTGCTGCCCGCCGAACCCAGCCTGGAGGCCTACGGGCGGCTGTTCGCCGACAACCCCATGCTCACCTATCTGCTGAACAGCACGGTGGTGAGTGCCCTGGCGGTGCTGGCCAACCTGCTGTTCTGTTCCCTGGCGGCCTACCCCCTGGCCCGCCTGCGCTTCGCGGGCCGGGGCCTGGTGCTGGCCCTGGTGGTGGCCACGATCCTGATCCCCTTCCAGGTGGTGATGATCCCCCTCTACCTGCTGATGGTGCAGATCGGCCTGCGCAACACCCTCTGGGCCCTGATCATTCCCCAGGCCGCCACCGCCTTCGGCATCTTCCTGCTGCGCCAGAGTTTCCTGGGCGTGCCGGTGGAACTGGAGGAGGCGGCCCGCAGTGATGGCTGCACGCCCGTCGGCGAATGGTGGAACGTGATGATCCCAGCCGCTCGGGCCGATCTGATCACCCTGGCGATGTTCGTGTTCATCGGCACCTGGAGCGACTTCCTCTGGCCCCTGGTGATCCTCGATGAGCCCAGCCTTTACACCCTGCCCCTGGGCCTGCAACAGCTGGCCAGCAGCTTCTCGCTCGACTGGCGCCTGGTGGCGGCGGGGGCGGTGGTGTCGATCCTGCCGGTGCTGGCCCTGTTCATCGGCCTGCAGCGCTACATCCTGCCCAGTGCCAGTGGCGATGCGGTGAAGGGCTGA
- a CDS encoding glycoside hydrolase family 57 protein, with translation MATGELALVLHAHLPYVRSSEPGSLEEDWYFEALQECYLPLLASLEASAADPAQHPRLTLGLSPTLLSLMADGELNARFSGWLAVRLRLLEHAPRQLRGAATALAEQLQGVTAQWQACGGDLVARFRRLQQLGVLDLITCGATHGYLPLLRQVPEAVRAQLINAVREHRRQLGEAPLGIWLPECAYYEDLDRQLAAVGLRYSVLDGHGLLHGLPRPRYGVFAPICSPAGVAFFGRDGNATLPVWSAREGYPGDSVYREFHRDLGWDLDEELLRGEGISSRRPLGLKLHRVSQRGSRLDQKQPYEPAAALEQVEEHARDYLRGRRRELVDLARSMQQTPLLVAPFDAELFGHWWFEGPQFLAGLFRQAAAMGVQLVTLREVLAQARPLQVVRPSPSSWGEGGYHNYWLNPANAWVVPQWQRASRAMVRRVGQGVGSQLHRQLLTQAGRELLLAQSSDWSFILRAGTTTELAQERIERHLDRFWRLLNAIESGAELPPGWLEAVQREDALLPELNAADWLAPPG, from the coding sequence ATGGCCACTGGGGAACTGGCCCTCGTTCTGCACGCACATCTGCCCTACGTGCGCTCCAGCGAGCCGGGCTCCCTGGAGGAAGACTGGTATTTCGAGGCCCTGCAGGAGTGCTACCTGCCGCTGCTGGCCAGCCTTGAGGCCAGTGCGGCCGATCCGGCCCAGCACCCCCGGCTCACCCTGGGGCTTTCCCCCACCCTGCTCAGCCTGATGGCCGATGGCGAGCTCAATGCCCGCTTCAGCGGCTGGCTGGCTGTGCGCCTGCGGCTGCTTGAGCACGCGCCCCGGCAACTGCGCGGCGCCGCCACCGCTCTGGCCGAGCAGCTTCAGGGCGTGACGGCGCAGTGGCAGGCCTGCGGGGGCGATCTGGTGGCCCGCTTCCGCCGGCTGCAACAGCTGGGGGTGCTCGACCTGATCACCTGCGGCGCCACCCACGGCTACCTGCCCCTGCTGCGGCAGGTGCCGGAGGCCGTGCGTGCCCAGCTGATCAATGCCGTGCGCGAGCACCGGCGCCAGCTGGGGGAGGCCCCTCTGGGCATCTGGCTGCCGGAGTGCGCCTACTACGAGGACCTCGACCGGCAGCTGGCGGCCGTGGGCCTGCGCTATTCGGTGCTGGATGGCCACGGCCTGCTGCACGGCCTGCCCCGCCCGCGCTACGGCGTGTTCGCCCCGATCTGCAGTCCGGCGGGGGTGGCCTTCTTCGGCCGCGACGGCAACGCCACCCTGCCGGTATGGAGCGCCCGCGAGGGTTACCCCGGCGACAGCGTCTACCGGGAATTCCACCGCGACCTCGGCTGGGATCTGGACGAGGAGCTGCTGCGGGGCGAGGGCATCAGCAGCCGCAGGCCCCTGGGACTGAAGCTGCACCGCGTCAGCCAGCGGGGCAGTCGCCTGGATCAGAAACAGCCCTACGAGCCCGCAGCCGCCCTGGAGCAGGTGGAGGAGCATGCTCGCGACTACCTGCGGGGCCGCAGGCGGGAGCTGGTGGATCTGGCGCGGTCGATGCAGCAGACCCCGCTGTTGGTGGCGCCCTTCGATGCGGAGCTGTTCGGCCACTGGTGGTTTGAGGGGCCCCAGTTCCTGGCCGGCCTGTTCCGCCAGGCCGCCGCCATGGGCGTGCAGCTGGTGACCCTGCGGGAGGTGCTGGCCCAGGCACGGCCGCTGCAGGTGGTGCGCCCCTCCCCCAGTAGCTGGGGGGAGGGCGGCTATCACAACTACTGGCTCAACCCCGCCAATGCCTGGGTGGTGCCGCAATGGCAGCGCGCTTCTCGGGCCATGGTGCGGCGCGTGGGCCAGGGGGTGGGCAGCCAGCTGCATCGCCAGCTGCTCACCCAGGCGGGGCGGGAGCTGCTGCTCGCCCAGAGCTCCGACTGGAGCTTCATCCTGCGGGCCGGCACCACCACCGAGCTGGCGCAGGAGCGGATCGAACGCCACCTCGACCGCTTCTGGCGGCTGCTCAATGCGATCGAGAGCGGCGCCGAGCTGCCACCGGGCTGGCTGGAGGCGGTGCAGCGCGAGGACGCCCTGCTGCCGGAGCTGAATGCCGCCGACTGGCTGGCCCCGCCAGGCTGA
- a CDS encoding homocysteine biosynthesis protein — MEPPIRSEAQLQQRQQRGDLRVRRASAYRRLVRQEGLEAAFASTDVVVAADAVFTDQASLHLSLGPSDPPIRLHSVQLGGVSGLASGGSGELVLPIGGGLADPDRLSGATVLDQLLAGQTLPLDASGEATPLHPRRELHTDLNLERIGAGRLLLHRAIVENGVVAVSSAPGVCHSPFGPLLGPFTTGLYSCGGAGSIGLTMPALSLLGPGSPVLVAGCIGWVMGSGSGHQPSPRRQASGHATTPGAAVAVAVDLHGLDRRWLRAAHFEGHGAALLVAIAAPVPLLHLEGARQAAAGASELEATVLDLALPRRVKPAFGRVSYAELTQGSFRLRDRPVRCAPAHSPRLAEEIAQQLLEALQAGRFPLRLPSRALGSRSAQLPLDP; from the coding sequence ATGGAGCCACCGATCCGAAGCGAAGCCCAGCTGCAGCAGCGGCAGCAGCGCGGCGACCTGCGGGTGCGCCGTGCCAGCGCCTACCGCCGCCTGGTGCGGCAGGAGGGCCTCGAAGCGGCTTTTGCCAGCACCGATGTGGTGGTGGCCGCCGATGCGGTGTTCACCGACCAGGCGTCCCTGCACCTCTCCCTGGGCCCCAGTGATCCGCCGATCCGGCTGCACAGCGTCCAGCTGGGCGGCGTCAGCGGCCTGGCCAGCGGCGGCAGCGGCGAACTGGTGCTGCCGATCGGCGGCGGCCTGGCGGACCCCGACCGGCTCAGTGGTGCCACCGTGCTGGATCAATTGCTGGCGGGGCAGACCCTCCCCCTCGATGCCAGTGGCGAGGCCACACCCCTGCACCCCAGGCGGGAGCTCCACACCGACCTCAACCTGGAGCGCATCGGTGCCGGACGTCTGCTGCTGCACCGCGCCATCGTCGAAAACGGCGTAGTGGCGGTGAGCAGCGCCCCCGGGGTGTGCCACAGCCCCTTCGGCCCGCTGCTGGGCCCCTTCACCACAGGCCTGTACAGCTGCGGTGGCGCCGGCAGCATCGGCCTCACCATGCCCGCCCTGAGCTTGCTTGGGCCGGGCTCCCCTGTGCTCGTGGCAGGCTGCATCGGCTGGGTGATGGGCAGTGGCAGCGGCCACCAGCCAAGCCCGCGGCGCCAGGCCAGCGGCCATGCCACCACCCCCGGAGCCGCCGTGGCGGTGGCGGTGGATCTGCATGGCCTCGATCGCCGCTGGCTCCGGGCCGCCCACTTCGAGGGCCATGGCGCCGCCCTGCTGGTGGCGATCGCCGCGCCGGTGCCCCTGCTCCACCTCGAGGGGGCCCGCCAGGCCGCGGCCGGGGCCTCAGAGCTCGAGGCCACGGTGCTGGATCTGGCCTTGCCCAGGCGGGTCAAGCCGGCCTTCGGGCGCGTCAGCTACGCCGAGCTGACCCAGGGCAGCTTCCGGCTGCGAGACCGCCCCGTGCGCTGTGCGCCGGCCCACAGCCCCCGCCTGGCCGAGGAGATCGCCCAGCAGCTGCTGGAGGCCCTGCAGGCGGGCCGTTTCCCGTTGCGTCTGCCCAGCCGGGCCCTGGGCAGCCGATCCGCCCAGCTGCCGCTCGATCCCTGA
- the gyrA gene encoding DNA gyrase subunit A, producing MADPTGPNNSGDSGSNGDSRIIQTDLRNEMSRSYLEYAMSVIVGRALPDARDGLKPVHRRILYAMYELGLTSDRPYRKCARVVGEVLGKYHPHGDTAVYDALVRMAQDFNMRMPLVDGHGNFGSVDGDPPAAMRYTESRLQALTTDSLLEDIEAETVDFADNFDGSQQEPTVMPARIPQLLLNGSTGIAVGMATNIPPHNLTELIDGLLALIEDPALSEQALMAIVPGPDFPTGGQILGRRGIRETYTTGRGSVTMRGVASVETLEVKGRPDRDAVIITELPFQTNKASLIERIAELVNDKKLEGISDIRDESDRDGMRIVIELRRDAYPQVVLNNLFKLTPLQNNFSAYMLALVKGEPVVLTLHKMLQVFLDFRVETIERRTRYLLRKAEERDHILLGLLIALDSLDAIIALIRAAADTASARAELVLQFGLTEIQADAILQMQLRRLTALEADKIRLEHEDLLAKITDYKDILARRERVFGIITSELGAIRSRYLSPRRTEILDLEGGLEDIDLIANERSVVLLTETGYLKRMPVSEFEATSRGTRGKAGTRTQGEEAVKLFISCNDHDNLLLFSNRGVVYAVPAYRVPLCSRAAKGTPIVQMLPIPREEQITSLQAVSAFSEDAVLVMLTSGGYIKRTRLSAFANIRSNGLIAISLEDGDDLRWVRLALPGDSVLIGSLKGMTIHFRLSDEELRPLGRTARGVRAMQLRAGDQLVSMDVLSAELADRVANSSSDEEQAADDLPAEVAPSEGPWVLVASAGGLGKRVPVDQFRLQKRAGMGLRAIKFRVDGDVLVGLKVLGAGEEVLLVTERGVIVRTEADAIPQQSRAATGVRLQRLDRGDRLVEMVLVPPALEDEEELAEPGTEQATSADAASELVDAAESEGGDQELT from the coding sequence ATGGCGGATCCCACCGGACCGAACAACTCCGGTGACTCCGGCTCCAACGGTGATTCTCGGATCATCCAGACGGACCTTCGCAACGAGATGTCGCGCTCCTACCTGGAGTATGCGATGAGCGTGATTGTGGGCCGGGCCCTGCCCGATGCCCGCGATGGCCTCAAGCCCGTGCATCGCCGCATTCTCTATGCGATGTACGAACTGGGTCTCACCAGCGACCGCCCCTACCGCAAATGCGCCCGCGTGGTGGGTGAGGTGCTCGGTAAGTACCACCCCCACGGGGATACGGCCGTGTACGACGCCCTGGTGCGCATGGCTCAGGATTTCAACATGCGCATGCCGCTGGTGGATGGGCATGGCAATTTCGGTTCGGTGGATGGTGACCCACCGGCCGCCATGCGATACACCGAATCACGCCTGCAGGCCCTTACCACAGACTCTCTGCTGGAGGACATCGAAGCCGAGACGGTTGACTTTGCCGACAACTTCGATGGTTCCCAGCAGGAACCCACGGTGATGCCGGCGCGGATTCCCCAGCTGCTCCTGAATGGGTCCACGGGGATCGCCGTGGGCATGGCGACCAACATCCCGCCCCACAACCTCACTGAATTGATCGATGGCCTGCTGGCCTTGATCGAGGATCCTGCGCTCAGCGAGCAGGCCTTGATGGCCATCGTGCCGGGGCCGGACTTCCCCACCGGTGGGCAGATCCTGGGCCGCCGCGGCATCCGCGAGACCTACACCACCGGGCGCGGTTCGGTGACCATGCGCGGTGTCGCCTCGGTGGAGACGCTGGAAGTCAAAGGACGTCCTGACCGGGATGCGGTGATCATCACCGAGTTGCCCTTCCAGACCAACAAGGCGTCGCTGATCGAGCGGATCGCTGAACTGGTCAACGACAAGAAGCTGGAGGGGATCTCGGACATCCGGGATGAGTCGGATCGCGATGGCATGCGCATCGTGATTGAGCTCAGGCGCGATGCCTACCCCCAGGTTGTGCTCAACAATCTGTTCAAACTCACGCCACTACAGAATAATTTCAGTGCCTACATGCTGGCCCTGGTCAAGGGTGAACCGGTGGTGCTCACCCTGCACAAGATGTTGCAGGTGTTCCTCGATTTTCGAGTCGAAACGATTGAGCGGCGCACCAGATACCTGTTGCGCAAGGCAGAAGAACGCGACCATATCCTGCTCGGCCTGCTGATTGCCCTCGACAGCCTCGATGCGATCATCGCCCTGATCCGAGCGGCCGCCGACACGGCCTCGGCGCGTGCCGAATTGGTGCTTCAGTTTGGCCTCACGGAGATTCAGGCCGACGCGATTCTGCAGATGCAACTGCGCCGGCTCACGGCCCTGGAGGCCGACAAGATCCGGCTGGAGCACGAAGATCTGCTCGCCAAGATCACCGACTACAAAGACATCCTGGCCCGGCGCGAGCGGGTGTTCGGCATCATCACCTCGGAGCTGGGGGCGATCCGCAGCCGCTACCTCTCGCCGCGCCGCACCGAGATCCTCGATCTCGAAGGTGGCCTGGAAGACATCGACCTGATCGCCAACGAACGCTCGGTGGTGCTGCTGACCGAAACCGGCTACCTCAAGCGGATGCCGGTGAGTGAGTTCGAGGCCACCAGCCGGGGCACCCGCGGCAAGGCCGGCACCCGCACTCAGGGCGAGGAGGCCGTGAAGCTGTTCATCAGCTGCAACGACCACGACAATCTGCTGCTGTTCAGCAACCGCGGTGTGGTCTACGCGGTGCCCGCCTACCGGGTTCCCCTCTGCAGCCGGGCGGCCAAGGGCACGCCGATCGTGCAAATGCTGCCGATCCCGCGGGAGGAGCAGATCACCTCCCTGCAGGCCGTGAGTGCCTTTTCAGAGGATGCCGTGCTGGTGATGCTCACCAGTGGCGGCTACATCAAGCGCACCCGCCTCTCCGCCTTTGCCAACATACGCTCCAATGGCCTGATCGCCATCTCGCTGGAAGACGGCGATGACCTGCGCTGGGTGCGCCTGGCCCTGCCTGGAGACAGCGTGCTGATCGGCTCCCTCAAGGGCATGACGATCCACTTCCGTCTCAGCGACGAGGAGTTGCGCCCGCTGGGCCGCACGGCGCGCGGTGTGCGGGCCATGCAGCTGCGTGCCGGCGACCAGCTGGTGAGCATGGATGTGCTCTCGGCCGAACTGGCTGACCGGGTGGCCAACAGCAGCAGCGACGAGGAGCAGGCGGCCGATGACCTGCCGGCGGAGGTGGCTCCGAGTGAGGGGCCCTGGGTGCTGGTGGCCAGCGCCGGAGGCCTGGGCAAGCGGGTGCCTGTGGATCAGTTCCGGTTGCAGAAGCGGGCTGGCATGGGCCTGCGGGCGATCAAGTTCCGGGTGGATGGCGACGTGCTGGTGGGGCTGAAGGTGCTGGGAGCCGGCGAGGAGGTGCTGCTCGTGACCGAGCGAGGGGTGATCGTGCGCACCGAGGCCGATGCCATCCCTCAGCAGTCGCGGGCGGCCACCGGCGTGCGGCTGCAGCGGCTGGATCGGGGCGACCGCCTCGTGGAGATGGTGCTGGTGCCTCCCGCCCTGGAGGACGAGGAGGAGCTGGCAGAGCCCGGCACGGAGCAGGCCACCTCTGCTGACGCCGCTTCCGAGCTGGTGGACGCTGCTGAATCAGAGGGCGGCGACCAGGAGCTGACCTGA
- a CDS encoding NYN domain-containing protein, translating into MENQLGARFEPRLRQLVLAVDGHSMFYAQQKLGWFFDPRRLLVHAAAQAGLELAGAFWYAGLKDPSDQRPFRDALTSLGFTVRTRPLRELTPPDSPRRPAEPRSLEPRPAEPKQFVRANLDVEVAVDLMMVAPRTDEVWLLSGSRDLDRLVEVLRAQGLRITLISTEGMVARELRNAADGFVDLASLRPVLEKAESLQQPVFLRN; encoded by the coding sequence ATGGAGAACCAGCTCGGAGCCCGGTTTGAACCGCGACTGCGGCAGTTGGTGCTGGCCGTGGACGGCCACAGCATGTTCTACGCCCAGCAGAAGCTGGGCTGGTTCTTTGATCCGCGCCGGCTGCTGGTGCATGCCGCGGCCCAAGCGGGTCTGGAGCTAGCGGGTGCCTTCTGGTATGCGGGGCTCAAGGACCCCTCCGACCAGCGCCCCTTCCGCGATGCCCTCACCAGCCTGGGGTTCACGGTTCGGACCCGGCCCCTGCGGGAGCTGACGCCCCCGGACTCCCCGCGCAGGCCTGCCGAACCCAGGTCACTTGAGCCACGGCCTGCGGAGCCCAAGCAGTTCGTGCGCGCCAATCTCGACGTGGAGGTGGCCGTGGATCTGATGATGGTGGCGCCGCGCACCGATGAGGTGTGGCTGCTCAGCGGCAGCCGCGATCTCGACCGGCTGGTGGAGGTGCTGCGGGCCCAGGGGCTGCGCATCACCCTGATCAGCACCGAGGGCATGGTGGCGCGGGAACTGCGCAATGCCGCCGACGGGTTTGTGGATCTGGCCAGCCTGCGGCCCGTGCTCGAGAAGGCCGAATCACTGCAGCAGCCGGTGTTCCTGCGCAACTGA
- a CDS encoding glycosyltransferase family 2 protein, translated as MAVAPSTMLDPVQRAAGVRAALERQEVASASQLLLQWLRDWATSLPEMPGRALLRQPELWACLADVVVLSGDHGPIERLWCLLDRLPPPPPSEGLSSLPLLGVPILNRPDLLERLLESLDHPVATLAIVDNSAAAAGPSAVSAQLEAIRERGHPLVDRIHIARPFSNLGVAASWNLILSSFPEASTLLLANNDMQFAPGVLQAALNRIDPGRAQFLPLLPPPHGFSAFLLTAFCWDRLGLFDANFHPAYCEDLDYRDRLQASAGAEELDGSFAHPAMIALNQTHSATIASDPQLRHYNGISYELNRLWYLSERRLRRDPRGSWRRLWLAQWSDDLPPQPPDHAPLVRAGSPQARPAQS; from the coding sequence CGCCCCCAGCACCATGCTCGATCCTGTGCAGCGGGCCGCTGGGGTAAGGGCGGCCCTCGAGCGCCAGGAGGTGGCGTCTGCCAGCCAGCTGCTCCTGCAATGGCTGCGCGATTGGGCTACCTCCCTGCCCGAAATGCCGGGCCGCGCGCTGCTGCGCCAGCCTGAGCTCTGGGCCTGCCTGGCCGACGTGGTGGTGCTCAGTGGCGATCACGGCCCGATCGAGCGCCTCTGGTGCCTGCTCGATCGTCTGCCGCCTCCCCCGCCGTCCGAGGGCCTCAGCAGCCTGCCCCTGCTGGGGGTGCCGATCCTCAACCGCCCCGATCTGCTCGAGCGGCTGCTGGAGAGTCTCGATCACCCGGTGGCCACCCTGGCCATTGTTGACAACAGCGCCGCCGCTGCAGGCCCCAGCGCAGTGTCGGCCCAGCTCGAGGCGATCCGTGAGCGGGGCCATCCCCTGGTGGATCGGATCCACATCGCCCGGCCCTTCTCCAATCTGGGCGTGGCGGCCAGCTGGAACCTGATCCTCTCCAGTTTTCCCGAGGCCTCCACCCTGCTGCTGGCCAACAACGACATGCAATTCGCTCCGGGCGTGCTGCAGGCAGCCCTGAACCGGATCGATCCAGGCCGCGCCCAGTTCCTGCCGCTGCTGCCCCCGCCCCACGGCTTCAGCGCCTTCCTGCTCACGGCCTTCTGCTGGGATCGGCTGGGCCTCTTCGATGCCAACTTCCACCCCGCTTACTGCGAGGACCTCGACTACCGCGACCGCCTCCAGGCCAGCGCCGGCGCCGAGGAACTGGACGGCAGCTTCGCCCACCCCGCCATGATCGCCCTCAACCAGACCCACAGCGCCACCATTGCCAGTGACCCGCAACTGAGGCACTACAACGGCATCAGCTACGAGCTCAACCGCCTCTGGTACCTCAGTGAGCGGCGCCTCCGCCGCGACCCCCGGGGCAGCTGGCGCCGGCTCTGGCTGGCCCAGTGGAGTGACGACCTTCCCCCACAGCCCCCAGACCATGCCCCTCTCGTCCGAGCAGGATCGCCTCAAGCAAGGCCCGCTCAGAGCTGA